From Microtus ochrogaster isolate Prairie Vole_2 unplaced genomic scaffold, MicOch1.0 UNK66, whole genome shotgun sequence, one genomic window encodes:
- the LOC101989163 gene encoding olfactory receptor 2W3-like, with product MINQSCQEQFILLGFSDRPRLESILFVFVLVFYLVTLVGNIVIILVSHLDPCLHTPMYFFLTNLSFLDLCFTTSSIPQLLFNLGGQDKTISYTGCAIQLFMFLGLGGTECVLLAVMAYDRFTAICKPLHYSVIMHSQLCWKLVSVAWSVGLLNSLVMSPVTMKLPRCGRCRVRHFLCEMPALIKIACVDTVAVESTVFILSVIIVLAPLALILVSYSYIALAVMRIKSASGRRKAFNTCGSHLTVVSLFYGNIIYMYMQPGHKASQDQGKFLTLFYNLVTPMLNPVIYTLRNKDVKGALKRLVTRK from the coding sequence ATGATCAACCAGAGCTGCCAAGAACAGTTCATCCTGCTAGGCTTCTCAGACAGACCCAGGCTAGAATCCATTCTCTTCGTGTTTGTCCTCGTCTTCTACCTGGTGACTCTAGTGGGCAACATTGTCATTATCTTAGTGTCCCATCTGGACCCCTGcctccacacccccatgtactttttcctcaCCAACTTGTCCTTCCTCGATCTCTGCTTCACCACCAGCTCCATCCCTCAGCTGCTCTTCAACTTAGGAGGCCAGGACAAGACCATCAGTTACACTGGCTGTGCGATCCAGCTGTTCATGTTTCTAGGCCTAGGAGGCACCGAGTGTGTTTTGCTGGCTGTCATGGCTTATGACCGCTTCACTGCAATCTGCAAGCCTCTTCACTACTCGGTCATCATGCATTCTCAGCTGTGCTGGAAGTTGGTATCTGTGGCCTGGAGTGTTGGACTCCTCAACTCCCTGGTCATGTCTCCTGTGACCATGAAGCTGCCACGCTGTGGCAGATGTCGGGTGAGGCACTTCTTGTGTGAGATGCCAGCTCTGATAAAAATTGCCTGTGTGGATACTGTGGCTGTGGAAAGCACTGTTTTCATCTTATCGGTGATAATAGTGCTGGCGCCCCTGGCTCTCATCCTAGTTTCTTACAGCTACATTGCTCTAGCGGTGATGAGGATCAAGTCGGcctcaggaaggaggaaggctttCAACACATGTGGGTCCCACCTCACCGTAGTCTCCTTGTTTTATGGGAATATCATCTATATGTATATGCAACCAGGGCACAAAGCTTCTCAGGACCAAGGAAAATTTCTTACCCTCTTTTACAACTTGGTAACACCCATGTTAAACCCCGTCATCTATACGCTGAGGAACAAGGATGTGAAGGGAGCACTGAAGAGACTCGTGACTAGGAAATAA
- the LOC101988886 gene encoding putative olfactory receptor 2B8, with protein MDRANGSLFSGFILLGFSNRPQLETALFAVILLIYFLSFLGNSTIILLSVVDPHLHTPMYFFLSNLSFMDLCLTTCTVPQTLFNFKGKDKTITYGGCVTQLFIALGLGGVECVLLSVMAYDRYAAVCRPLHYMVIMHPQLCLQLVITAWLTGFGNSMVQTALTMTLPLCGRNRLDHFFCEVPVMLKLACTNTFINEAELFAVSVFFLVVPLSLILVSYGHITHAVLKIKSAQGRRKAFGTCGSHLLVVIIFFGTLISMYLQPPSSYSQEVNKSIALFYTLVTPLLNPLIYTLRNKEVKSSLRRIIGRSTDSRKS; from the coding sequence ATGGACAGAGCTAATggcagcctcttttctggcttcaTTCTCCTGGGCTTCTCCAACCGGCCTCAGCTGGAAACAGCTCTCTTCGCGGTCATCCTGCTCATCTATTTCTTGAGCTTCCTAGGCAACAGCACCATCATTCTGCTGTCCGTTGTCGACCCTCACCTCCACACccccatgtatttcttcctttctaatctcTCCTTCATGGATCTTTGCTTGACTACTTGCACCGTCCCTCAGACGCTGTTCAACTTCAAGGGGAAGGACAAGACCATCACTTACGGGGGCTGTGTGACACAACTCTTTATTGCCCTGGGACTTGGGGGAGTGGAATGTGTACTCTTATCGGTGATGGCTTACGATCGCTATGCCGCTGTCTGCCGCCCACTCCACTACATGGTGATCATGCACCCGCAGCTTTGCTTACAGCTCGTTATAACTGCCTGGCTCACAGGGTTTGGCAATTCTATGGTACAGACAGCATTGACCATGACTTTGCCCCTCTGTGGCAGAAACCGACTGGACCATTTCTTCTGTGAAGTTCCAGTGATGCTGAAACTGGCCTGCACGAACACCTTCATTAACGAGGCGGAACTCTTTGCTGTCAGTGTCTTCTTCTTGGTGGTACCGCTCTCGCTTATATTAGTGTCCTATGGTCACATTACTCATGCCGTTCTAAAGATAAAGTCAGCCCAGGGGAGGCGGAAGGCCTTTGGAACCTGTGGCTCTCACCTTCTGGTAGTGATTATCTTCTTTGGCACCCTCATCTCCATGTACCTCCAGCCTCCCTCCAGTTACTCACAGGAAGTGAATAAAAGCATTGCACTTTTCTATACTCTGGTAACTCCTTTGTTGAACCCCCTGATTTACACTCTGAGGAACAAGGAAGTCAAAAGTTCGCTAAGGAGAATAATCGGGAGAAGCACAGATTCAAGAAAGAGTTAA